One part of the Cyprinus carpio isolate SPL01 chromosome B12, ASM1834038v1, whole genome shotgun sequence genome encodes these proteins:
- the synpo2lb gene encoding LOW QUALITY PROTEIN: synaptopodin 2-like protein (The sequence of the model RefSeq protein was modified relative to this genomic sequence to represent the inferred CDS: substituted 1 base at 1 genomic stop codon) has translation MLMAHGVCICTHLSELTEALQADWATEENWTSRDGTILLKETKNQETLTRQKNNKIKMVAEEVVVTLSGGAPWGFRLQGGAEHQKPLQVAKVRKRSKACRAGLRETDELVSINDISCGTLSHAEAMNLIDSGRGTLHLRIKRAPAAYQSVVLLGRAPSPRIDKEYQAALRALSPPLTSKRSSVNRASLMSPTGGLEWLTSPPDSEAYYGETDSDADVVAQERQRRQRRRSPSSSPAKSPGQVSPQEEETSEMSGYESAQDLCMYPPTQSWPVSDLEGMGTQQQCVMPGVARREVVYQPPQVEWSHQAENSSENSDQSPSGAAEVDSGFQEPPTVPPPLVSPERAKEALMLASHRQMVPMVGPVENPFDXFLKDSHKKKKKQSKLHRGESSQDKQVKEARSKCRTIASLLTDAPNPHSKGVLMFKKRRQRAKKYTLTCFGSVDGENYSNTEGETEDESLFPGSESELDEDGFSAAPDPTWDSGYLDVLDKRTSACVVPDRDAEISPGLNATSGKGAQLFEQQRKRAEEHKSNLVTPTAFSMPQHQGDSTLTYTPVTPVTPVTSHNSSMVNGEPMVVSRTSVVLSSPGQTPMPSMAGALPEQADLSAASSVHNRTARPFAPGCVSHRAATAPVVFRPSPSKNSGSQAQAVSVANIPASFSSAGSEGKKAISTTSLYIPARPATYNGPSSVLSPSSITSGPFSPPPSNAPLYFPTYSSTSATFSPTSSHVTSLSSPSGMAQPYSSPQTQAMPLSPPYHNAVSAQYQPPTPVHVPTQPFSPPLTNAPGFPNAPAPAPAHAFAPATPNLQSSLAHKVSFNPYISVASTTPETPNAPVAQQYSLSNATDGISSREQRVSVPAGRTGILQEARRSGSKKPMFTAKEEKKAPSYNPELLSLVQNLDDRSRLGAEAGFESGPEEDFLNLGAEACNFMQAQKYKMPPPVAPKPAHSAPEMPQMQGKGAELFARRQSRMDRYVVDKQPKSPAHPRDPSPTPSLPAQWKYSPNIRAPPPINYNPLLSPSCPPVAQRGTKVNDAAKIGVKTVPGQHKQGIKALDFVTRQPYQLNSSLFSYGGGVPQNTATYQQQQNGVGLTGNSLNGPKQVPVKASRVYEIQRFSTPTPMSAPTSLTPTVIAPRAATTLGEPMWRSNVTSPPPVALRPAAPFSPPPPAPTAALPALPKISTAPVPNSVHIPPPTPGQAYTPFQAAMQFKSAPELSPLSAGVRSSGSGSSQNLRVPRPRFSTSSMGLQPNVWRPGSIHY, from the exons GTGAGAAAGCGCAGTAAGGCCTGCCGGGCTGGGCTCAGAGAGACTGATGAGCTAGTGTCAATCAATGATATATCCTGTGGAACACTATCCCATGCTGAGGCTATGAATCTGATTGATAGTGGCAGAGGAACCCTCCATTTGCGAATTAAAAG GGCCCCAGCTGCATATCAGTCAGTGGTGCTTCTGGGTCGGGCCCCCTCCCCGCGCATTGATAAGGAGTACCAGGCAGCCTTGAGAGCCCTGTCGCCTCCACTTACCTCTAAACGGTCCAGTGTCAACAGAGCGTCGCTCATGTCCCCCACTGGTGGTCTCGAGTGGCTTACATCCCCTCCAGACAGCGAGGCTTACTACGGTGAGACAGACAGTGACGCAGATGTGGTGGCACAAGAGAGGCAGCGTAGACAGAGACGACGAAGTCCCAGTAGCTCTCCTGCCAAGAGTCCAGGCCAAGTCTCACCCCAAGAGGAGGAGACTTCAGAAATGAGCGGCTATGAGAGTGCCCAGGACCTCTGCATGTACCCTCCAACACAGAGCTGGCCTGTATCTGATCTAGAGGGAATGGGGACTCAGCAACAGTGTGTTATGCCTGGGGTGGCCCGCAGAGAGGTGGTCTACCAGCCCCCACAGGTTGAATGGTCACACCAGGCTGAAAATTCCTCTGAGAATTCTGACCAAAGTCCATCAGGAGCTGCTGAAGTGGACAGTGGCTTCCAGGAGCCCCCCACTGTCCCACCTCCACTTGTTTCTCCAGAGCGGGCAAAAGAGGCTCTCATGCTTGCGTCTCACAGACAGATGGTACCCATGGTGGGCCCTGTGGAAAAcccatttgattaatttttgaaAGACTCTCAT aaaaaaaaaaaaaaacaaagta AGCTACACAGAGGTGAGAGTTCACAAGATAAGCAGGTGAAGGAGGCCCGATCCAAATGCAGAACCATTGCTTCGCTCTTGACAGATGCTCCTAACCCTCATTCTAAAGGTGTGCTTATGTTCAAAAAGCGACGCCAGCGTGCCAAGAAGTATACTCTCACCTGCTTTGGCAGTGTAGACGGAGAAAACTATAGTAACACAGAGGGAGAAACCGAGGACGAAAGCCTGTTTCCTGGAAGTGAATCTGAGCTTGACGAGGACGGTTTTTCTGCTGCACCAGACCCTACCTGGGATAGTGGTTACCTGGACGTTCTAGACAAGAGAACTTCAGCATGTGTTGTGCCTGACAGAGATGCAGAGATTAGCCCAggcctaaatgccacttcaggaAAAGGAGCCCAGCTTTTTGAACAACAGAGGAAAAGAGCAGAAGAACATAAGTCAAACCTGGTTACGCCCACGGCTTTTTCCATGCCACAACATCAGGGAGACTCAACCCTGACATATACCCCAGTTACTCCAGTCACACCTGTAACATCTCATAATAGCAGTATGGTAAACGGGGAACCTATGGTGGTGAGCAGAACAAGCGTTGTGTTGTCCTCGCCAGGCCAGACACCTATGCCATCCATGGCAGGAGCATTACCAGAGCAAGCAGACTTATCGGCTGCCAGCTCAGTGCACAACAGAACTGCCAGGCCATTTGCCCCTGGCTGTGTCAGTCACCGAGCAGCAACTGCTCCAGTAGTCTTCAGGCCCAGCCCTTCCAAAAATTCTGGATCACAGGCTCAGGCTGTGTCTGTGGCAAATATCCCAGCTTCCTTCTCTTCTGCTGGCTCAGAGGGGAAGAAAGCTATTTCTACAACATCACTGTATATCCCTGCTAGACCAGCCACCTACAATGGTCCTTCCTCTGTGCTCTCTCCATCCTCAATCACTTCAGGTCCATTTTCTCCTCCCCCTTCAAATGCTCCACTCTACTTCCCAACCTATTCCAGCACCTCAGCCACCTTTTCTCCAACATCTTCTCATGTAACATCTTTGAGTTCCCCTTCTGGTATGGCTCAACCGTACTCTTCTCCCCAAACACAGGCAATGCCACTCAGTCCTCCATACCATAATGCGGTTTCTGCTCAATATCAGCCACCTACACCAGTTCATGTGCCAACACAGCCTTTCTCTCCCCCGCTCACAAATGCCCCAGGTTTTCCCAATGCCCCTGCCCCTGCACCCGCCCATGCCTTTGCTCCTGCAACACCAAATTTGCAATCCTCTCTAGCACACAAAGTCTCCTTCAACCCATACATCTCTGTGGCATCCACTACTCCAGAAACACCAAATGCACCAGTTGCCCAGCAGTATTCTCTGTCTAACGCTACTGATGGGATCTCTTCTCGAGAGCAGCGGGTCTCAGTACCTGCCGGCCGCACTGGCATCCTGCAGGAGGCTCGTCGTAGTGGATCCAAGAAACCAATGTTCACTGCTAAAGAGGAGAAGAAGGCTCCATCTTACAACCCTGAGCTACTGTCTCTGGTGCAGAACTTGGATGACAGATCCCGTTTGGGTGCAGAGGCTGGGTTTGAGTCTGGCCCTGAAGAAGATTTTCTCAACCTGGGTGCAGAGGCTTGCAACTTCATGCAGGCACAGAAATACAAGATGCCACCACCAGTGGCTCCTAAACCAGCTCATTCAGCTCCTGAGATGCCCCAGATGCAAGGTAAAGGTGCGGAGCTGTTTGCACGAAGACAGAGTCGCATGGACCGCTACGTGGTGGATAAACAGCCCAAATCTCCAGCGCATCCTCGTGATCCTTCTCCTACACCCTCCCTCCCAGCTCAGTGGAAATACTCTCCAAACATCCGAGCCCCACCACCCATTAATTATAATCCACTGCTGTCACCTTCTTGTCCTCCAGTGGCCCAGCGTGGCACCAAGGTTAATGATGCAGCTAAAATTGGGGTTAAAACAGTGCCTGGCCAACACAAACAAGGTATAAAGGCTCTTGACTTTGTGACCAGGCAGCCATACCAGCTCAACTCATCTTTGTTTAGTTATGGAGGTGGAGTGCCTCAAAACACTGCCACTTatcagcagcagcagaatggTGTTGGCTTGACAGGTAATTCCCTTAACGGACCGAAGCAGGTCCCTGTTAAAGCAAGCCGCGTGTATGAAATCCAACGTTTCTCAACACCTACTCCCATGTCTGCACCCACATCTCTGACACCTACTGTAATCGCCCCCCGCGCTGCCACAACTCTTGGTGAGCCAATGTGGCGCAGTAATGTCACTTCCCCGCCTCCTGTTGCTCTGAGACCTGCAGCTCCATTCTCGCCACCACCTCCTGCCCCGACAGCAGCCCTGCCTGCTCTCCCCAAAATATCCACTGCCCCTGTGCCCAATTCAGTCCACATCCCACCACCCACTCCCGGGCAGGCCTACACCCCATTCCAAGCAGCCATGCAGTTTAAGAGCGCCCCTGAGCTGAGTCCCCTGTCTGCTGGTGTGCGATCCTCAGGGTCTGGGAGCAGCCAGAACCTACGGGTACCCAGACCCCGCTTCAGTACATCGAGCATGGGTCTGCAACCAAATGTGTGGAGGCCTGGCTCCATACATTACTGA